One stretch of Euphorbia lathyris chromosome 7, ddEupLath1.1, whole genome shotgun sequence DNA includes these proteins:
- the LOC136235020 gene encoding uncharacterized protein, with translation MSFRILPTLSTDAIATSRIHLRSPKFCTKFVSRFSFSQLYFGGFHQPTTTIRCRYSSLNASFLELPLLPFNMGEVLVPSESKVLHLYEARYLALLEESLLRKEKLFVHFVLDPINMNSSGTEASYAARYGCLVFIENVERLDVGALISIRGIGRVKIVNFSQSEPYMIGEVIPVQDSILESASTVNSKLTAVKQALYSLNSLEIKLKAPKEALLQTRSVSSLTWAEKEPSVECDKAFIPSLAERVSFTALQPITGCSETDVFKLQRRKLKAMDLKDTVRRLENSLELVNENISILAAKLAIQSLEMQ, from the exons ATGAGTTTTCGAATATTACCCACTCTCTCAACTGATGCTATTGCTACCAGCAGAATCCATCTCCGTAGCCCTAAATTCTGTACCAAATTTGTATCTCGCTTCTCTTTTTCACAACTTTATTTTGGTGGATTTCATCAGCCTACTACTACTATCAGATGCCGATATTCTTCTCTAAATGCTTCCTTTCTCGAGCTCCCGCTTCTGCCTTTCAACATGGGCGAG GTTCTGGTTCCATCAGAGAGTAAAGTCTTGCACCTATATGAAGCTAGATATCTAGCTCTGCTTGAGGAG TCTTTATTGAGGAAAGAGAAGctttttgtgcattttgttCTGGATCCCATTAATATGAACAGCTCAGGCACAGAAGCATCATATGCAGCTAGATATGGTTGTCTGGTGTTCATAGAAAAT GTTGAGCGTTTAGATGTTGGAGCATTAATCTCTATAAGGGGAATTGGCCGTGTCAAGATTGTGAACTTTTCACAG TCTGAGCCATACATGATAGGTGAAGTCATACCAGTGCAGGATTCGATCCTTGAGAGTGCAAGTACTGTAAACTCCAAATTAACAGCAGTAAAGCAGGCTCTTTACAGTTTGAATAGCttggaaattaaattaaag GCTCCGAAAGAGGCATTGTTGCAGACTCGTAGCGTAAGCTCTCTAACATGGGCTGAAAAGGAACCATCCGTGGAATGTGACAAAGCTTTCATTCCATCTCTGGCGGAGCGGGTGTCATTCACAGCACTCCAACCGATCACAG GATGTAGTGAAACAGACGTATTTAAGTTGCAGAGGAGGAAGTTAAAAGCAATGGATTTGAAAGATACAGTAAGAAGGCTGGAGAATTCGTTAGAATTAGTTAATGAGAATATCTCCATTCTTGCAGCTAAGCTTGCCATCCAATCTCTAGAAATGCAGTAG